The following proteins come from a genomic window of Cronobacter muytjensii ATCC 51329:
- a CDS encoding flagellin N-terminal helical domain-containing protein: MSVINTNLLSLTTQTNLNKSQSALGTAIERLSSGLRINSAKDDAAGQAIANRMTSQVKGMTQAARNANDGISLVQTAEGNLNEINTNLQRIRELAVQAANDTNGSTDLTSINTEITQRLSEIDRIAGGANFNGKKLLDGSVSTALKIQVGAGTSSNDTISIDSNALINATSGTLDASLSTSIADNSSAQAVISAADAAIAKIDTARSNMGAIQNRFESTINNLNNSINNLSAAQSRIQDADYATEVSNMSRAQILQQAGTSVLSQANQVPQSMLSLLR, encoded by the coding sequence ATGTCAGTTATCAATACTAACCTTTTGTCCCTGACCACTCAGACCAACCTGAACAAATCTCAGTCTGCTCTGGGCACTGCTATCGAGCGTCTGTCCTCTGGTCTGCGTATCAACAGCGCTAAAGATGACGCTGCTGGCCAGGCGATTGCTAACCGTATGACCTCTCAGGTTAAAGGTATGACTCAGGCTGCTCGTAACGCTAACGACGGCATCTCCCTGGTTCAGACCGCTGAAGGTAACCTGAACGAAATCAACACCAACTTACAGCGTATCCGTGAGCTGGCTGTTCAGGCTGCAAACGACACCAACGGTTCTACCGACCTGACTTCCATCAACACGGAAATCACTCAGCGTCTGTCTGAAATCGACCGTATCGCTGGTGGTGCTAACTTCAACGGCAAAAAACTGCTGGACGGTTCTGTAAGCACCGCTCTGAAAATTCAGGTTGGCGCTGGTACTTCTTCTAACGATACCATCTCCATCGACAGCAACGCACTGATCAACGCCACTTCTGGTACTCTGGACGCAAGCCTGAGCACCTCTATCGCAGACAACTCCTCTGCACAGGCTGTTATCTCTGCTGCTGACGCTGCTATCGCTAAGATCGATACCGCGCGTTCTAACATGGGTGCGATTCAGAACCGTTTTGAATCTACCATCAACAACCTGAACAACTCTATCAACAACCTGTCTGCGGCACAGTCCCGTATCCAGGACGCTGACTACGCGACCGAAGTTTCTAACATGTCTCGCGCTCAGATCCTGCAACAGGCTGGTACTTCTGTACTGTCTCAGGCAAACCAGGTTCCGCAGTCCATGCTGTCCCTGCTGCGTTAA
- a CDS encoding bifunctional class I SAM-dependent methyltransferase/glycosyltransferase produces the protein MNDVKTLYPEYRISPTALHASAALNHVAATLPAFARVLEIGCGAGEALIAHARAWPNSIALGIDLDEGRIGEGQQQIQASGLTNIELFAAGLGDLLAVSPGEFDYIIIHGRFSYTDADTRDALLGWCRRHLSAQGVIAYHAVALSDNDDETTLRNALAFHSARAASEAEKLSSARAMLGYLAMTLPDGALKTQVTDAEALDDASLRKRYLTGDAATGDYTDFARAMQALDLDCIGDALAQTDLAASYGERQQQLHAMIAGQSDRHSARQYLDFAVNRRERFTLLCAAGAAQPSFVPDLAVLESLQWAGNFTRVFTINGLVVSGHISQSGVPVRTENPVTLQILDLLGGAWPMSLSVEQLVFNCRLPERPGDDTRKQVLESLRDLFLNNLDGLHWSVAPGPYNLADNDVLMPVAPFAQTDDDTHIMNLWGEAVTVTPAQARWLRDGMRATDDEAWASFTTLRLRGVLKGSPLAWKNAIQPFLRTGKVAWLKQCINTLLLLSVSEKRGGLLYSETSLDDDSQTDSIHMDAVYEEANRLIGKGMAKEARDYTRALLEDDPQNMHILRCYSRTCVLTGAWDEALDALCRLMGHYFSSLDIYYDLATALQKTLDHFNARKVVRGLLRLDEKNGGFWNSLATLYHTYGDMTLAEKCAREAFRFQPRNPRYLAMMGVVLSDNQKLDEARYFLEKSLELAPQDFDCFTSLLFVMTHDNRVSAQELLAKHREYGERVTAAAARSALDLPLNNVKDPHRKLRVGFVSGDLRTHPVSNFLLPFWDSFDRTQFELVGYNAAPMKDEVTDHLSAGAVLWRDVYQLSDRELARQINDDGVDILIDLSGHTTWTRLPMFALRPAPLQMTWIGYPGTTGVPAMDYRLLSSTLASPPGLAEQFTEQILWVPMRKIFEPHPQSPDVNPLPALRNGHLTFASFNRPKKVNDEVLELWAQILVREPSAKLLMGFMADDEMITMMTRRLTHFGARPEQLIFKTRTGLIGYLEYHHHIDILLDAFPYTGGTTTNHGAWMGVPTLTLCGETMAGRQGVDIMNGYGLPEFVANDKADYVDKALSWQGRFEELNAIRLSMRSRIPTDNADGFRVADTFEKGLREAWKIYCTAEAPRSFFVEE, from the coding sequence ATGAATGATGTGAAGACGCTCTACCCGGAATACCGCATTAGCCCAACCGCGCTGCACGCCAGCGCCGCGCTTAACCACGTGGCGGCGACGCTGCCCGCGTTCGCGCGCGTGCTGGAGATTGGCTGCGGGGCAGGCGAGGCGCTGATTGCCCACGCCCGCGCCTGGCCGAACAGCATCGCGCTCGGTATCGATCTTGACGAAGGGCGTATCGGCGAAGGGCAACAGCAGATCCAGGCAAGCGGGCTTACCAATATTGAGCTGTTCGCCGCGGGTCTGGGCGATCTTCTGGCGGTGTCGCCGGGCGAGTTCGATTACATCATCATTCACGGGCGTTTTTCTTACACGGATGCCGACACGCGCGACGCGCTGCTGGGCTGGTGCCGTCGGCACCTTTCCGCGCAGGGCGTCATTGCGTATCACGCGGTTGCGCTGTCGGACAACGACGATGAGACGACGCTGCGTAACGCGCTGGCGTTCCACAGTGCGCGCGCCGCAAGCGAGGCAGAGAAGCTGTCTTCTGCGCGCGCCATGCTCGGCTATCTGGCGATGACGCTGCCGGACGGCGCGCTGAAAACGCAGGTGACGGACGCCGAGGCGCTGGACGATGCCTCGCTCAGGAAGCGTTACCTGACCGGCGACGCGGCGACGGGTGATTACACCGATTTCGCCCGCGCGATGCAGGCGCTGGATCTGGATTGTATCGGCGACGCGCTGGCGCAGACCGACCTTGCCGCCTCTTACGGCGAGCGTCAGCAGCAGCTGCACGCGATGATTGCAGGCCAGAGCGACCGCCACAGCGCGCGTCAGTATCTCGATTTTGCGGTCAATCGCCGCGAGCGCTTTACGCTGCTCTGCGCCGCAGGCGCGGCGCAGCCGTCGTTCGTGCCGGATCTGGCCGTCCTTGAGTCGCTGCAGTGGGCGGGTAATTTCACGCGCGTGTTTACCATTAACGGGCTCGTGGTCAGCGGCCATATTTCACAGTCCGGCGTGCCGGTGCGCACCGAAAACCCGGTAACGCTGCAAATTCTCGACCTGCTGGGCGGCGCCTGGCCCATGAGCCTGAGCGTTGAACAGCTGGTCTTTAACTGCCGTCTGCCGGAGCGGCCGGGCGATGACACCCGCAAGCAGGTGCTGGAATCGCTGCGCGATCTCTTTTTGAACAACCTCGACGGGCTTCACTGGAGCGTTGCGCCGGGGCCGTATAACCTGGCGGATAACGACGTCTTAATGCCGGTAGCGCCATTTGCGCAAACCGATGACGACACCCACATCATGAACCTGTGGGGCGAGGCGGTGACCGTCACGCCCGCGCAGGCACGCTGGCTGCGCGACGGCATGCGCGCCACCGATGATGAGGCCTGGGCAAGTTTTACCACGCTGCGCCTTCGCGGCGTGCTGAAAGGCTCGCCGCTGGCGTGGAAAAACGCGATCCAGCCGTTCCTGCGCACCGGCAAGGTGGCGTGGCTGAAGCAATGTATCAATACGCTGCTGCTGTTAAGCGTCAGCGAGAAGCGCGGCGGCCTGCTGTATAGCGAAACCAGCCTTGATGACGACAGCCAGACCGACAGCATCCACATGGACGCCGTTTATGAAGAAGCGAACCGGCTGATTGGCAAAGGCATGGCGAAAGAGGCGCGCGACTACACCCGCGCGCTGCTGGAAGACGACCCGCAGAATATGCATATCCTGCGCTGCTACTCGCGCACCTGCGTGCTGACCGGCGCGTGGGACGAGGCGCTGGACGCGCTCTGCCGCCTGATGGGCCATTACTTCTCAAGCCTTGATATCTATTACGATCTGGCGACCGCGCTGCAAAAAACGCTCGATCATTTCAACGCCCGTAAAGTGGTGCGCGGCCTGCTGCGCCTCGATGAGAAAAACGGCGGGTTCTGGAACTCGCTGGCGACGCTCTACCACACCTACGGCGACATGACGCTTGCCGAAAAATGCGCCCGCGAGGCGTTCCGCTTCCAGCCGCGCAACCCGCGCTATCTGGCGATGATGGGCGTGGTGCTGAGCGATAACCAGAAGCTCGACGAAGCGCGCTACTTCCTTGAGAAGTCGCTGGAACTCGCCCCGCAGGATTTCGACTGTTTCACCAGCCTGCTGTTTGTGATGACGCACGATAACCGCGTCAGCGCGCAGGAGCTGCTGGCGAAGCACCGCGAGTATGGCGAGCGCGTCACGGCCGCCGCCGCGCGCAGCGCGCTCGACCTGCCGCTGAATAATGTCAAAGACCCCCACCGCAAACTGCGCGTCGGGTTTGTCTCAGGCGATCTTCGCACCCACCCGGTGAGCAACTTCCTGCTGCCGTTCTGGGACTCCTTTGACCGCACGCAGTTTGAGCTGGTGGGCTATAACGCCGCGCCGATGAAAGATGAGGTCACCGATCACCTGAGCGCGGGCGCCGTGCTGTGGCGTGATGTTTATCAGTTAAGCGATCGCGAGCTGGCGCGCCAGATCAATGACGATGGCGTGGACATTCTTATCGATCTCTCCGGGCACACGACCTGGACGCGGCTGCCGATGTTCGCGCTGCGCCCGGCGCCGCTGCAAATGACCTGGATTGGCTACCCTGGCACCACCGGCGTACCGGCGATGGATTACCGTCTGCTCTCCTCAACGCTCGCAAGCCCGCCAGGGCTCGCAGAACAGTTTACCGAGCAGATCCTCTGGGTGCCGATGCGCAAAATTTTCGAGCCGCATCCGCAAAGCCCGGACGTCAACCCGCTGCCGGCGCTGCGTAACGGCCACCTGACCTTTGCAAGCTTCAACCGCCCGAAAAAGGTCAACGACGAAGTGCTCGAACTCTGGGCGCAGATCCTGGTGCGCGAGCCGAGCGCGAAGCTGTTGATGGGCTTTATGGCCGATGACGAGATGATAACGATGATGACGCGCCGCCTGACGCATTTCGGCGCGCGCCCTGAGCAGCTCATTTTCAAAACGCGCACCGGGCTTATCGGGTATCTCGAATATCACCATCACATCGATATTTTGCTCGACGCCTTCCCGTATACCGGCGGCACCACCACCAACCACGGCGCGTGGATGGGCGTGCCGACGCTCACCCTCTGCGGCGAGACGATGGCGGGGCGTCAGGGCGTGGACATTATGAACGGCTATGGACTGCCGGAATTCGTGGCGAACGATAAAGCGGACTACGTCGACAAAGCGCTCTCCTGGCAGGGCCGCTTTGAAGAACTGAACGCGATTCGTCTCTCCATGCGCAGCCGCATCCCGACGGATAACGCCGACGGGTTCCGGGTGGCTGACACCTTTGAAAAAGGGCTGCGCGAGGCGTGGAAAATTTACTGTACCGCAGAGGCGCCGCGTTCGTTCTTTGTTGAGGAATAA